A single Oncorhynchus nerka isolate Pitt River linkage group LG10, Oner_Uvic_2.0, whole genome shotgun sequence DNA region contains:
- the LOC115105691 gene encoding dual specificity tyrosine-phosphorylation-regulated kinase 1A-like isoform X2, with the protein MCVDQKLTCPSFSGEETSACKPSSVQLAPLFSFHASGLLMAAPIPHLHQQYSEQHQQTTDPSVPALPHSGQAQQSIASQRRMPHCFRDPSSSPLRKLSIDLIKTYKCINEVYYAKKKRRHQHVHGDDSSHKKERKVFNDGYDDDNYDYIVKNGEKWMDRYEIDSLIGKGSFGQVVKAYDRAEQEWVAIKIIKNKKAFLNQAQIEVRLLELMNKHDTEMKYYIVHLKRHFMFRSHLCLVFEMLSYNLYDLLRNTNFRGVSLNLTRKFAQQMCTALLFLATPELSIIHCDLKPENILLCNPKRSAIKIVDFGSSCQLGQRIYQYIQSRFYRSPEVLLGMPYDLAIDMWSLGCILVEMHTGEPLFSGANEIDQINKIVEVLGVPPNYILDQAPKARKFFEKISDSTWGAKKTKDGKRYKPPGMRKLHSILGVEAGGPGGRRAGESGHAVADYLKFKDLILRMLDYDPKSRIQPYYALQHSFFKKTADEGTNTSSSVSTSPALEQSQSSGTTSSTSSSSGGSSGTSTSGRARSDPTHRHSGGHFSAVQAMDCENLFPQARQPLPPPVGWAGGKGVQTVTVETHPVQETTFHVPPQAPKAIHPLAPGNSSSAHQHHHHGHHHLHHQPHHPHGQQGLFARSHLYHSPINSASTENSVEVVHGHLSMTSMSSSSSSTSSSSAGTQGNKAYQLRPLPANAAVDFGQNGRMGLGAFSNPRQETGMAGHPTYPMGMRQGIDREESPMAGVCVQQSSVASS; encoded by the exons ATGTGTGTTGATCAGAAGCTAACATGTCCCTCTTTTTCAGGAGAAGAGACTTCAGCATGCAAACCTTCATCTGTCCAGCTTGCTCCCTTGTTTTCGTTCCACGCTTCTGGGCTTCTGATGGCTGCTCCCATTCCCCATTTGCACCAGCAGTACAGTGAGCAACACCAACAGACTACTGACCCGTCTGTGCCGGCTCTGCCCCACAGCGGGCAGGCGCAGCAGTCTATTGCCAGCCAG AGGCGCATGCCACACTGCTTTCGCGACCCGTCCTCGTCTCCCCTGAGGAAGCTCTCTATTGACCTGATCAAAACCTACAAATGCATCAATGAG GTATACTATGCAAAAAAGAAGCGGAGACACCAACATGTCCATGGCGACGACTCCAGTCacaagaaagagaggaaggtcTTCAACGACGGCTATGATGACGACAACTACGACTACATCGTCAAAAACGGAGAGAAATGGATGGACCGCTACGAGATCGACTCCTTGATAGGCAAAGGCTCGTTTGGACAA GTTGTAAAGGCATATGACCGTGCAGAGCAGGAGTGGGTGGCAATTAAGATCATCAAGAACAAGAAGGCTTTTCTTAATCAAGCCCAGATTGAAGTGCGGCTCCTCGAGCTCATGAACAAACATGACACGGAGATGAAGTACTACATAG ttCACCTTAAGCGCCACTTCATGTTCCGGAGCCACCTGTGCTTGGTGTTTGAGATGCTCTCCTACAACCTGTACGACCTGCTGCGGAACACCAACTTCCGTGGCGTCTCACTCAACCTCACACGCAAGTTTGCCCAGCAAATGTGCACAGCACTGTTGTTCCTGGCCACGCCCGAGCTCAGCAttatccactgtgacctgaagCCCGAGAACATCCTGTTGTGTAACCCCAAGAGGAGCGCCATCAAGATCGTGGATTTTGGCAGCTCCTGCCAGCTGGGACAGAgg ATCTACCAGTACATCCAGAGTCGCTTCTACCGCTCCCCAGAGGTGCTGCTGGGCATGCCTTATGACCTGGCCATCGACATGTGGTCCCTGGGCTGCATTCTGGTGGAGATGCACACCGGAGAGCCCCTCTTCAGTGGGGCCAATGAG ATTGATCAAATTAACAAAATAGTGGAAGTTCTGGGTGTCCCTCCCAATTACATATTGGACCAGGCGCCCAAGGCCAGAAAGTTCTTTGAGAAGATATCGGACAGCACGTGGGGTGCAAAGAAGACCAAAGATGGCAAAAGG TATAAGCCGCCGGGCATGCGGAAGCTGCACAGCATCCTGGGTGTGGAGGCGGGGGGTCCTGGGGGGCGGCGGGCGGGTGAGTCTGGCCACGCTGTCGCTGACTACTTGAAGTTCAAGGATCTGATCCTTCGGATGCTGGACTACGACCCCAAGAGCCGCATCCAGCCCTACTACGCCCTGCAGCACAGCTTCTTCAAGAAGACTGCGGATGAGGGGACCAACACGAGCAGCAGCGTGTCCACCAGCCCCGCACTGGAGCAGTCCCAGTCCTCTGGAACCACCTCCAGCACCTCCTCCAGCTCAG GAGGGTCGTCTGGCACGAGCACCAGTGGGCGGGCGCGCTCGGACCCAACACATCGGCACAGCGGAGGTCACTTCAGTGCCGTGCAGGCCATGGACTgcgaaaatctcttcccacag GCGAGGCAGCCGCTCCCTCCCCCAGTTGGCTGGGCAGGTGGCAAAGGGGTGCAGACAGTGACAGTGGAGACCCACCCCGTCCAGGAAACCACCTTTCACGTGCCTCCCCAGGCGCCCAAGGCCATCCACCCCTTGGCCCCCGGCAACAGCTCCTCCGCCCACCAGCACCATCACCACGGACACCATCACTTACACCATCAACCCCACCACCCCCATGGACAGCAGGGCCTGTTTGCGCGGTCccacctctaccactcccctatcAACAGTGCCTCCACAGAGAACTCGGTGGAGGTGGTGCACGGCCACCTGTCTATGACCTCcatgtcttcctcctcctcctccacatcttcCTCCTCCGCCGGGACCCAGGGGAACAAGGCTTACCAGCTGCGCCCGCTCCCTGCCAACGCAGCCGTGGACTTTGGCCAGAACGGCAGAATGGGACTGGGTGCCTTCTCCAACCCCAGACAAGAGACTGGGATGGCGGGCCACCCCACCTACCCCATGGGCATGAGACAAGGCATAGACAGGGAGGAGTCGCCCATGGCAGGAGTCTGTGTACAGCAGAGTTCTGTCGCCAGTTCGTGA
- the LOC115105691 gene encoding dual specificity tyrosine-phosphorylation-regulated kinase 1A-like isoform X1, with translation MCVDQKLTCPSFSGEETSACKPSSVQLAPLFSFHASGLLMAAPIPHLHQQYSEQHQQTTDPSVPALPHSGQAQQSIASQVTPDVVMLQRRMPHCFRDPSSSPLRKLSIDLIKTYKCINEVYYAKKKRRHQHVHGDDSSHKKERKVFNDGYDDDNYDYIVKNGEKWMDRYEIDSLIGKGSFGQVVKAYDRAEQEWVAIKIIKNKKAFLNQAQIEVRLLELMNKHDTEMKYYIVHLKRHFMFRSHLCLVFEMLSYNLYDLLRNTNFRGVSLNLTRKFAQQMCTALLFLATPELSIIHCDLKPENILLCNPKRSAIKIVDFGSSCQLGQRIYQYIQSRFYRSPEVLLGMPYDLAIDMWSLGCILVEMHTGEPLFSGANEIDQINKIVEVLGVPPNYILDQAPKARKFFEKISDSTWGAKKTKDGKRYKPPGMRKLHSILGVEAGGPGGRRAGESGHAVADYLKFKDLILRMLDYDPKSRIQPYYALQHSFFKKTADEGTNTSSSVSTSPALEQSQSSGTTSSTSSSSGGSSGTSTSGRARSDPTHRHSGGHFSAVQAMDCENLFPQARQPLPPPVGWAGGKGVQTVTVETHPVQETTFHVPPQAPKAIHPLAPGNSSSAHQHHHHGHHHLHHQPHHPHGQQGLFARSHLYHSPINSASTENSVEVVHGHLSMTSMSSSSSSTSSSSAGTQGNKAYQLRPLPANAAVDFGQNGRMGLGAFSNPRQETGMAGHPTYPMGMRQGIDREESPMAGVCVQQSSVASS, from the exons ATGTGTGTTGATCAGAAGCTAACATGTCCCTCTTTTTCAGGAGAAGAGACTTCAGCATGCAAACCTTCATCTGTCCAGCTTGCTCCCTTGTTTTCGTTCCACGCTTCTGGGCTTCTGATGGCTGCTCCCATTCCCCATTTGCACCAGCAGTACAGTGAGCAACACCAACAGACTACTGACCCGTCTGTGCCGGCTCTGCCCCACAGCGGGCAGGCGCAGCAGTCTATTGCCAGCCAG GTGACCCCTGATGTTGTCATGTTACAGAGGCGCATGCCACACTGCTTTCGCGACCCGTCCTCGTCTCCCCTGAGGAAGCTCTCTATTGACCTGATCAAAACCTACAAATGCATCAATGAG GTATACTATGCAAAAAAGAAGCGGAGACACCAACATGTCCATGGCGACGACTCCAGTCacaagaaagagaggaaggtcTTCAACGACGGCTATGATGACGACAACTACGACTACATCGTCAAAAACGGAGAGAAATGGATGGACCGCTACGAGATCGACTCCTTGATAGGCAAAGGCTCGTTTGGACAA GTTGTAAAGGCATATGACCGTGCAGAGCAGGAGTGGGTGGCAATTAAGATCATCAAGAACAAGAAGGCTTTTCTTAATCAAGCCCAGATTGAAGTGCGGCTCCTCGAGCTCATGAACAAACATGACACGGAGATGAAGTACTACATAG ttCACCTTAAGCGCCACTTCATGTTCCGGAGCCACCTGTGCTTGGTGTTTGAGATGCTCTCCTACAACCTGTACGACCTGCTGCGGAACACCAACTTCCGTGGCGTCTCACTCAACCTCACACGCAAGTTTGCCCAGCAAATGTGCACAGCACTGTTGTTCCTGGCCACGCCCGAGCTCAGCAttatccactgtgacctgaagCCCGAGAACATCCTGTTGTGTAACCCCAAGAGGAGCGCCATCAAGATCGTGGATTTTGGCAGCTCCTGCCAGCTGGGACAGAgg ATCTACCAGTACATCCAGAGTCGCTTCTACCGCTCCCCAGAGGTGCTGCTGGGCATGCCTTATGACCTGGCCATCGACATGTGGTCCCTGGGCTGCATTCTGGTGGAGATGCACACCGGAGAGCCCCTCTTCAGTGGGGCCAATGAG ATTGATCAAATTAACAAAATAGTGGAAGTTCTGGGTGTCCCTCCCAATTACATATTGGACCAGGCGCCCAAGGCCAGAAAGTTCTTTGAGAAGATATCGGACAGCACGTGGGGTGCAAAGAAGACCAAAGATGGCAAAAGG TATAAGCCGCCGGGCATGCGGAAGCTGCACAGCATCCTGGGTGTGGAGGCGGGGGGTCCTGGGGGGCGGCGGGCGGGTGAGTCTGGCCACGCTGTCGCTGACTACTTGAAGTTCAAGGATCTGATCCTTCGGATGCTGGACTACGACCCCAAGAGCCGCATCCAGCCCTACTACGCCCTGCAGCACAGCTTCTTCAAGAAGACTGCGGATGAGGGGACCAACACGAGCAGCAGCGTGTCCACCAGCCCCGCACTGGAGCAGTCCCAGTCCTCTGGAACCACCTCCAGCACCTCCTCCAGCTCAG GAGGGTCGTCTGGCACGAGCACCAGTGGGCGGGCGCGCTCGGACCCAACACATCGGCACAGCGGAGGTCACTTCAGTGCCGTGCAGGCCATGGACTgcgaaaatctcttcccacag GCGAGGCAGCCGCTCCCTCCCCCAGTTGGCTGGGCAGGTGGCAAAGGGGTGCAGACAGTGACAGTGGAGACCCACCCCGTCCAGGAAACCACCTTTCACGTGCCTCCCCAGGCGCCCAAGGCCATCCACCCCTTGGCCCCCGGCAACAGCTCCTCCGCCCACCAGCACCATCACCACGGACACCATCACTTACACCATCAACCCCACCACCCCCATGGACAGCAGGGCCTGTTTGCGCGGTCccacctctaccactcccctatcAACAGTGCCTCCACAGAGAACTCGGTGGAGGTGGTGCACGGCCACCTGTCTATGACCTCcatgtcttcctcctcctcctccacatcttcCTCCTCCGCCGGGACCCAGGGGAACAAGGCTTACCAGCTGCGCCCGCTCCCTGCCAACGCAGCCGTGGACTTTGGCCAGAACGGCAGAATGGGACTGGGTGCCTTCTCCAACCCCAGACAAGAGACTGGGATGGCGGGCCACCCCACCTACCCCATGGGCATGAGACAAGGCATAGACAGGGAGGAGTCGCCCATGGCAGGAGTCTGTGTACAGCAGAGTTCTGTCGCCAGTTCGTGA
- the LOC115105691 gene encoding dual specificity tyrosine-phosphorylation-regulated kinase 1A-like isoform X3 yields MAAPIPHLHQQYSEQHQQTTDPSVPALPHSGQAQQSIASQVTPDVVMLQRRMPHCFRDPSSSPLRKLSIDLIKTYKCINEVYYAKKKRRHQHVHGDDSSHKKERKVFNDGYDDDNYDYIVKNGEKWMDRYEIDSLIGKGSFGQVVKAYDRAEQEWVAIKIIKNKKAFLNQAQIEVRLLELMNKHDTEMKYYIVHLKRHFMFRSHLCLVFEMLSYNLYDLLRNTNFRGVSLNLTRKFAQQMCTALLFLATPELSIIHCDLKPENILLCNPKRSAIKIVDFGSSCQLGQRIYQYIQSRFYRSPEVLLGMPYDLAIDMWSLGCILVEMHTGEPLFSGANEIDQINKIVEVLGVPPNYILDQAPKARKFFEKISDSTWGAKKTKDGKRYKPPGMRKLHSILGVEAGGPGGRRAGESGHAVADYLKFKDLILRMLDYDPKSRIQPYYALQHSFFKKTADEGTNTSSSVSTSPALEQSQSSGTTSSTSSSSGGSSGTSTSGRARSDPTHRHSGGHFSAVQAMDCENLFPQARQPLPPPVGWAGGKGVQTVTVETHPVQETTFHVPPQAPKAIHPLAPGNSSSAHQHHHHGHHHLHHQPHHPHGQQGLFARSHLYHSPINSASTENSVEVVHGHLSMTSMSSSSSSTSSSSAGTQGNKAYQLRPLPANAAVDFGQNGRMGLGAFSNPRQETGMAGHPTYPMGMRQGIDREESPMAGVCVQQSSVASS; encoded by the exons ATGGCTGCTCCCATTCCCCATTTGCACCAGCAGTACAGTGAGCAACACCAACAGACTACTGACCCGTCTGTGCCGGCTCTGCCCCACAGCGGGCAGGCGCAGCAGTCTATTGCCAGCCAG GTGACCCCTGATGTTGTCATGTTACAGAGGCGCATGCCACACTGCTTTCGCGACCCGTCCTCGTCTCCCCTGAGGAAGCTCTCTATTGACCTGATCAAAACCTACAAATGCATCAATGAG GTATACTATGCAAAAAAGAAGCGGAGACACCAACATGTCCATGGCGACGACTCCAGTCacaagaaagagaggaaggtcTTCAACGACGGCTATGATGACGACAACTACGACTACATCGTCAAAAACGGAGAGAAATGGATGGACCGCTACGAGATCGACTCCTTGATAGGCAAAGGCTCGTTTGGACAA GTTGTAAAGGCATATGACCGTGCAGAGCAGGAGTGGGTGGCAATTAAGATCATCAAGAACAAGAAGGCTTTTCTTAATCAAGCCCAGATTGAAGTGCGGCTCCTCGAGCTCATGAACAAACATGACACGGAGATGAAGTACTACATAG ttCACCTTAAGCGCCACTTCATGTTCCGGAGCCACCTGTGCTTGGTGTTTGAGATGCTCTCCTACAACCTGTACGACCTGCTGCGGAACACCAACTTCCGTGGCGTCTCACTCAACCTCACACGCAAGTTTGCCCAGCAAATGTGCACAGCACTGTTGTTCCTGGCCACGCCCGAGCTCAGCAttatccactgtgacctgaagCCCGAGAACATCCTGTTGTGTAACCCCAAGAGGAGCGCCATCAAGATCGTGGATTTTGGCAGCTCCTGCCAGCTGGGACAGAgg ATCTACCAGTACATCCAGAGTCGCTTCTACCGCTCCCCAGAGGTGCTGCTGGGCATGCCTTATGACCTGGCCATCGACATGTGGTCCCTGGGCTGCATTCTGGTGGAGATGCACACCGGAGAGCCCCTCTTCAGTGGGGCCAATGAG ATTGATCAAATTAACAAAATAGTGGAAGTTCTGGGTGTCCCTCCCAATTACATATTGGACCAGGCGCCCAAGGCCAGAAAGTTCTTTGAGAAGATATCGGACAGCACGTGGGGTGCAAAGAAGACCAAAGATGGCAAAAGG TATAAGCCGCCGGGCATGCGGAAGCTGCACAGCATCCTGGGTGTGGAGGCGGGGGGTCCTGGGGGGCGGCGGGCGGGTGAGTCTGGCCACGCTGTCGCTGACTACTTGAAGTTCAAGGATCTGATCCTTCGGATGCTGGACTACGACCCCAAGAGCCGCATCCAGCCCTACTACGCCCTGCAGCACAGCTTCTTCAAGAAGACTGCGGATGAGGGGACCAACACGAGCAGCAGCGTGTCCACCAGCCCCGCACTGGAGCAGTCCCAGTCCTCTGGAACCACCTCCAGCACCTCCTCCAGCTCAG GAGGGTCGTCTGGCACGAGCACCAGTGGGCGGGCGCGCTCGGACCCAACACATCGGCACAGCGGAGGTCACTTCAGTGCCGTGCAGGCCATGGACTgcgaaaatctcttcccacag GCGAGGCAGCCGCTCCCTCCCCCAGTTGGCTGGGCAGGTGGCAAAGGGGTGCAGACAGTGACAGTGGAGACCCACCCCGTCCAGGAAACCACCTTTCACGTGCCTCCCCAGGCGCCCAAGGCCATCCACCCCTTGGCCCCCGGCAACAGCTCCTCCGCCCACCAGCACCATCACCACGGACACCATCACTTACACCATCAACCCCACCACCCCCATGGACAGCAGGGCCTGTTTGCGCGGTCccacctctaccactcccctatcAACAGTGCCTCCACAGAGAACTCGGTGGAGGTGGTGCACGGCCACCTGTCTATGACCTCcatgtcttcctcctcctcctccacatcttcCTCCTCCGCCGGGACCCAGGGGAACAAGGCTTACCAGCTGCGCCCGCTCCCTGCCAACGCAGCCGTGGACTTTGGCCAGAACGGCAGAATGGGACTGGGTGCCTTCTCCAACCCCAGACAAGAGACTGGGATGGCGGGCCACCCCACCTACCCCATGGGCATGAGACAAGGCATAGACAGGGAGGAGTCGCCCATGGCAGGAGTCTGTGTACAGCAGAGTTCTGTCGCCAGTTCGTGA